Proteins encoded together in one Scyliorhinus canicula unplaced genomic scaffold, sScyCan1.1, whole genome shotgun sequence window:
- the LOC119961387 gene encoding potassium voltage-gated channel subfamily D member 1-like, translating to RDRKKENTERLAEDTEAENAGDAPLPPNSTGRQRLWRAFENPHTSTVALVFYYVTGFFIAVSVIANVVETVPCQPPPGQKKAMTCGEKFSLPFVCMDTACVLIFTFEYLLRLFAAPNRWDFVRSVMSIIDVVAIMPYYIGLVMPKNEDVSGAFVTLRVFRVFRIFKFSRHSQGLRILGYTLKSCASELGFLLFSLTMAIIIFATVMYYAEKSTEGTNFISIPAAFWYTIVTMTTLG from the coding sequence CGCGACAGGAAGAAGGAAAACACCGAGCGGCTGGCGGAGGACACGGAGGCAGAGAACGCCGGCGATGCCCCTCTGCCCCCCAACAGCACGGGCCGGCAGCGCCTGTGGCGCGCCTTCGAGAACCCGCAcaccagcacggtggcgctggtCTTCTACTACGTGACGGGCTTCTTCATCGCCGTGTCGGTCATCGCCAACGTGGTGGAGACGGTGCCGTGCCAGCCGCCGCCGGGCCAGAAGAAAGCCATGACCTGCGGCGAGAAATTCAGCCTGCCGTTTGTGTGCATGGACACGGCCTGTGTCCTTATCTTCACCTTCGAGTACCTCCTGCGCCTCTTCGCCGCGCCCAACCGGTGGGACTTTGTCCGCAGTGTCATGAGCATCATCGACGTGGTGGCCATCATGCCCTATTACATCGGCCTGGTCATGCCCAAGAACGAGGACGTGAGCGGGGCCTTTGTCACGCTGAGGGTCTTCCGCGTCTTCCGCATCTTCAAGTTCTCCCGTCATTCACAGGGACTGCGCATCCTGGGCTACACCCTCAAAAGCTGCGCCTCCGAGCTGGGCTTCCTCCTCTTCTCACTAACCATGGCTATCATCATCTTCGCCACCGTCATGTACTACGCAGAGAAGAGCACGGAGGGAACCAACTTCATCAGCATTCCCGCCGCGTTCTGGTACACCATCGTCACCATGACTACCCTCGGGTGA